The Oryza brachyantha chromosome 7, ObraRS2, whole genome shotgun sequence genomic interval GAGTATCATTTTGTACGTGTAGGTCGAGTTACGCTTCTAACAAACTGAAAatgtaattaatatatttcacGTCTCAGATcaggatgaatctagacacatatacaaaacatatatatttatattgatacatggatgaatttaatcaaaccaaaaaaaagtcttataatatagaacataaTATACTTAGCATCAATTTTCAGCTATCAAATCTGTAGTTTTTATTCACTAACaaaagattttgatatgagaacatatatgttcttagacatggttgtaagatcatagccatgattaatatttaatgATGAATAATTAGATTGCaaattgatatattaatataaattggtttgaaaatatttatggtgTTAGTGTGAGTGTGTGACTAATGTAGACCAGGTTGCGCTATCCAACCATGGTCAATGACGAGGATTTTTtatggtgatagacttttagGTATAAATGGATGAGATGTTCAAGTCCTAGAGACATAACTtttgaaagagaaaaataaaggtTTGAGAGGAGTGCTTTGTATGCGCTGTGTAAACGAATAAAACTGATTTACTTCTAGTGTATATTTGGGCAtggttttattaatttcaCTAAAAAGACCATTCATCCCCTCTAatatgtttgtttggtttcttgAGTTTCCATCCTACAATTGCCAACTTAGAATTAATACAGAGAGTATTAGGGGGAAGCACCTAGAGTCGTGCGCTTATATTTTTCCTTAACTTTTGTACGCgtatttttcaaatactaaaagtttattatcttacctttatagagtatattttaactttatagtaattaattttattatttatagtattaaatagtcattaaaaaattcagataatctttcatagaagaatagtaaaaaaaatcatacgaATTTACGCGCAGGTGGCTGTTCTATCGGTAGAATTTGAGCGTGTGTTTGGAGGCGTATCTCGTTGTGCAGGTATAGTTCGTGATCATGGGATGGTAGCTTTGGTTTAGCAGCTGGCCGGTTAATTAGGCGGTTAATTTGGTTATACACACACATCAGTACATCACCATCAGTGTCttctcaattaattaattaattaattgtgatGACGGCTAGACGAGTGAACGCCGATGCTCCTAATTTCACTGGAACGATGACACGATCCCTCCCTTCTTCGCGGCACTttcgtcccgccgccgccggcagccctactgccttgccgccgcccgccgccctaCCGTCCCTCCAtcaccgcctccaccgccgaaTGCGCTGTCTCCGGCGCTGCCTtcgtcgacctcgccggctGCGCCGACTCCCccgagcccgccgccgcctccttcacCTCCTCCATCGCCGAGTGCGTCGAGCCCCGCCGCCCTACCGTCCCTCCGTCACCTCCTCGATCGCCGAGTGCGCTGTCTCAGGCGCTGCCTTCGTCGAGCTCGCCGGCTGCGCCAACTCCGccgagcccgccgccgcctccttcacCTCCTCCATCGCTGAGTGCCCTGGTCAGTGAACGCCTCTACGCCGGCCTGCAATTTTGAGTTTTAAATTTGACATGGATGCTTATGTGCTACTTCTTACCATCTTACAAACAACAAAGAAAGCGGAAAAGAATCCAACAGCAAAGAAAACATAATGTCAACAGCTcagaaatatatttgtcaTCTTTTTGAACAAACATTATGTCCAGTTTTACATTTGATGCACCAATCATGCAAATGTACCGGCTTGGGCAGTGCTTCATATCGTATAGTGTTGTTGCCCATCTTACAGGAGAAAAGCGGACCTCACTTAGCTCCTTACGGAAAAAATATGTGATTTTTACAGTCTCAGCTCCATACTTAGGTGATTTTTTATCTGTTTTGACAATCTCAAGTAATTTAGTTATTACAAGGTTCACAATAAgcttgtttgattatttagcATACCTCTTCTCCTGTGTATCCCATAGAAAATAGTAATTAGTGTATCACTGAAATTGAAATATTAACAGATGAGTGAACACTTATGAATTAACATCAGTGCAAAACTGGGTGGGAGTTGTGAAATCCTTTGTGGCCTACTGCTTCAAAGGTATGTTTTGTTCCATGCTTTGAACACAATGACGTTTCTCGGTTTCTGTCGCTGCTTTAGCTTCTTTAACTGATACATATTATATCGGTTTCCATCATGTATGTCAACTTAATTTTAACGCCCTTCTTCTTGATTTTCCTTATTAATTAACTAAGACTGATGTTTGTTTTGATCTTTAGAGGTATTGTAATTGCACAGCAAATAGttggtttttttggtttgatacggtatcatatttttgttgatgTGGATGGGGAatttttgtgcttttcttttttggttgaaATTGGGAATTCAGAGTACAATGTAGCTGCTGCCAAACTATTGGTAATTTTCCAAACTATCCAGAGTAAAATGCGAATTTTACAGGTATTCTTTGGGCGGCAAGGATAACAAATCAGTACTTCCAAACTATTGGTATGGTTGTTTTACTAAACTTTCTTACTTTGCGATACCATTAATTTCAACTATATATTCGTTGAATGTGAGAGAATGAACTCCACAAAATGATAGTCGGGTTCTTATGACTGTGGAAGATTTCCATTTGACGATTGATAAGGAGGTAGCTGATGACATCCATTAAGATGACATATTTGTTCTGATTCAGTGAAGAAAGTGTTAAAAATTGCTTTGCATGGTAAGTTTACTGGAATGTGTGGGAAATTATactatgaattaactatttgaCTATTTTGTCTTGCAGGTGCTCCCACGTTAGCAAGTGTTTTGGTTTATCCCAATAATTTCACCACAAGTGAGGAAGGTAAGCAATTCTGGTATTCCCTCTATTCATCCAGTTTACTTTATGTTCACAAGATGCAACATGCAACCTTGGAAGTTGGAACTGCATTATTCTCTGAAATACAGAATCATCAGCGCTGTATTgttatcttatatatatgaactaaTTGGCCTAGAATTTTCTATGGGTCCTTTTAAATCTTGATAACACAAGAATCTGCAGCATCTGCATATCTCAATATCAGAACTGCAAGTAAACCATTTCATTCATATCTTATTATAGCGTATTTACTGTCCAGAGGATTGGTAATGCGTAGCATTTGGATTGACTGATTTCCAAAAGAAGTATTACGGAAGTGTTCAACTGCAAAAGTGTTCAACTGaattcaccttttttttttccttcagtgAACTTGCAAACATCAAGAGCAGCAACTCAATGACTGATTCTTTGAATTGTACTACTTTCTTTCAGTAAAAAATGGAATTGCTACTGCTGTTTTCCCCATCATCAGACAAGTTTGATACTTTATTATATCGTTGTGTTAGTATTCAGCTACCACACTTCCAAAAGATCTTCatggaattatttttttcgtgtAAAAAGTTTGTTAAAGATTCTTAGGTGGTTTGTCGGTTCCTATTCTTTGATCTGatctgaaaattttgattgatAGCCaaattgtcttatttgaagTATGATATACTAAGAGAATGTGATTAGGGTTTAACTCCTGAACTAATTTTCAGATAAGAAATTAAGtgaatttcatttcatttttgaaCCTGCTATGCTGCTAGACACATAGCAAATATATACATCAGGTAAAAACACTCAAAGATGAAATTCTGAATAAATAGAAGAAGACAGCTTTATCTCTATATAAGTTACAAGATTTTTAGTCGTTGTGGAAAAAGAGGAGTACTATTTGTTGAATCCTGCCCTCCAAATAACCTTTATGCCTATGCAGCAATCAGATTTTTCAATTGATAAGAAAACATGTGCAGCACTAAGTATCATAGCAATTAATTGACTGCAATAACAATAATCTAAACTATCAAGCCACTCACACCAAACCACAATCCCAATCAAGTGTCAGAAGCAATTCATAGACATGGATTAGAATGCATCGATGAAACCAGATAATTgattagagcatccccaactgctcatctaaatttggtcatccatatcttcatttggatgatcatctaaaaacttttatctttcatatctctttgtactccagtagatcatctatatatatgttatcctccatatctatttggagaattggagagagaacatctaaatatagagtttctctctcctaatatggatgacatccaaaaatagatgatgggaTAGATGTTCTACTGGAGCTcaaattttacttttcattctctatttctaGAATGGAGGATGGaatggatgagctgttggggatacTCTTAATAGGCAGCCAGCAGCCAACAGTAACATTATATTATCATATTGGTTTATACCTCTAAATCTGGCCACCATTTAGTTGGTTCATCACAAATCATTTGTAAGTTGAAACTGGGAGTAGATTACTTGGTCAGATTTCATCAAAATGGTGGCCTGcagtataaaattataaatgtagTTTTGGTTTTCATTTGTAAGTTTGAGCCACTAGACAGAAGCTCCATTGACTGACTGGATAGCTAGCCTAGCTGTACATATGAGCAAAATAAATGGGCAATTTGGCAGGGATATGTGCCTGCCTCTTGTTGCTTCTGAATGATTTTGTCAGTATGAAACCAAGAAAGCGATGCTTCACCAAAAGTCTATAAAGATCAGGCATGCCATCCGTTTTTTCCCTTGTCCACACGCAGCAAGCGATATATATGCAGTGTGAAACTGAAACTAGCCAATTAATTGAAGCAGGCAGCCAGGCTGCAGGTGACATCAAGAGCGGCAACTCAATGACTGATTCTTTCGATTGTACTACTTTCTTTCAGGAAAAAATGGAATTGCTACTGCTGTTTTCCCCCATCAAAtggttcttaattaatttgatcttGTGTTAATTACTCCCTTCCAATCTTTGATGACTTGGTCAGATTTCATCAAATCTGTTCCCTGCATTATAAAATATCCTCCTGCTACTGCCTAGCCTTCACTAATCTATCTTACTACACGTTGGGTTGATCAAGCTTGATTTGCATGGTTGGTCGTTAAACATGTAAATATAGGAACTCTGTTGTGCTTGATCTGCATATTACAAATTGATTGGTTGATTGGAAACTATGCGTGTAATTTGGTGGATTTGAGGTTATAGCATTGTTATTGATAGTTGTGTGGCTGAGGCGCCAATTGATGTTCATTCACTGGAACTGAATTTTCTTACAGGGCATTGTATGTCATATTTTGAAGGGACAACCTGGTGATTATATAGACCGTAGAATGCCAGTTTATTTGAGGTTGTGATCTGACAGATTCTGGGAACTTATATGTTTTATCCACTATTACTTTTGTTAGTTTTATGTCACTCCAATATCAACTTAGTGGCTTAGTGCTTTCTTTATGGTATATAACATGATTCTATTTCTAATATTGTTACTTCATTATTCAGTTATATACAGTACATTAGTGTGACCTAAGCTGATTATTTTCACTAATCATTTTTCTCAATGCCATCTCTATAGGTTTCTTTGCCAATCTATCAACTCAGCCGGTGTCTCATGAGCTTCTTCAACAGTATG includes:
- the LOC121054911 gene encoding uncharacterized protein LOC121054911, with the protein product MQMYRLGQCFISYSVVAHLTGEKRTSLSSLRKKYVIFTVSAPYLVQNWVGVVKSFVAYCFKGILWAARITNQYFQTIGAPTLASVLVYPNNFTTSEEGFFANLSTQPVSHELLQQYVYMKFLLILPPFNGTYENMHFIAACPSFL